In Candidatus Cloacimonadota bacterium, the genomic stretch CAAATAAGGATATCGGCACCAAGCTCTTGACCAATGACACCAGCTTGTGTACTAGTTATATTCTTAATGCTTGATAAACCTAAATTAGACACTAATCTACTCGCCTGATTTTGATCTATCAACTCAAATTGTGGATAGTCCCTTAAAATAACAGTAAAATCACCTCTTCTGGCATCCATCATCTGATTAGCCACAGTACGAACAGCTCTCTCTTGTGGCTCAAAATCCAATACAGCTACTTTTTGTACATTTGCATTTAACAAAGTGCTACTGAATATCAGCAACACTATACTGATTACCATTAATTTCATTCTCATATACTCCTCCACTATACCTTCTTCGCTTAGTCGAGTAGATTCCTGCTCCATTTAGTTACTAAACGCTTTTATTTATAATTATTACATATAAAATAATACCAAAGCACCTTACAACCAACAAAAAATGGTTCTCTGCATGGTAATTTTCTCTGTTTTAATTCAAACCGGTTACTCTAGTTTACTCATATCGAAATCTTCACCAAGAAATCTTGTCCAATTGCTTGCCGTATGTTCCATGTCATCATTTCTACTATATATAAGTCGAAAGTTACCATTCCCTTGAATATCTATGAAGAGATATATCATATTGAGATCTCTATACCTCCAAATCTGATATTCTTTTCTCGTTAACCGTGTATCAACATCAGTAATATTCTTTTCTGTCTCAGTTGGTTCACCATTTCTGATGTAAATTCTTCCCATATCTGTTTCCCAGCCATCTCGAAAATGCGAGTAATGTTGATTTGCATAGTTAACCCTTTCTCTTACTGTTTCAATAAACTCATTTCTTTCAGACTGAGGATTTGGATCATTCAGTGTCCAGAATCTATCAATAAAGTTTCTTTTTGCCTCATTGCTCATATTATCCCAATTACGAAATCTGGAAGAGGGTAAAAAATAACGAATTAGCTGTTGTTCCTTTTCCAGATCTGCAAATAGACTCTGAGTTGTAAAAATCCTTTCGCTGACCACGAAATAGTCAGAAACCATGCTTTGTCTATTAGTTACTCTGTCTAAAACACTAACTTCAATGTTATAATATCCCAACCCTAAGGTATCTGCCGGAATTTGATGTATCATGTCAAAAGTAGTACCTTGACCTCTAATGTTGTTCGTTATTGTTGAGTCATACAATTCATTAAAAATTCTAATTGTTTCTGTAATATAAGTAAATTGATCAACTGCAGGAAAAAGATTCTGAATCTCATAATAGAAGAAGATCGTATCTTGGTGTGCTCTCTCATAAATATGCAACGGATCGACATAGAACTGATAATCACCTCTGCGAAATTTTTCAAAACCCTGACTAGGAGGTTCTTTAACGATTCTTGATGAAAACTCCAGATCACTGATCATGCTATCAGATGAAAGATTCTCTAACACATTTGACCATTGAAAATGGTAATCTGTCAATCTGTCTTTAAAATCCAGAAGGAAATTGATGCCCGATTGTTCTTGAGATAGAGTCAGTTCAATTTTATCCAGATAATATTGTGTTCTGGAAAAAGTAGTTTCCCTATCTCTTACTCCAATATAATGAGCAAATTCGTTCAAGACAGTGCTATTTCCATCTTCATCTTCCACACTGATCGTCACATCAACTGTTGCTAAAAATCCTTCATCTATTTCTACAAAAGCTATCTGATTGTATGGTATTTTGTAGTTAAAATGATACACAGTATTACCATGCTCATCTAAAAATCGATTTTGATCAATATGCATCTCAATGGTCTCTGCTCCGATTAGAAACGGGAACAAGATCAGTGAGATAATTATAAAGGGTTTAATCCATCCATTTGTCTTTAAGTTCATAATTTCCATATCCTCTTAAATCATAGAAGATAAAAACTCTGTTAAGACTGTAGTAATACCATGTTATACTCGGCTCTCTTCCAATGGGAAAGACATCAGATACTATTTGATCCGGTTCCCCATACATGATATAGATTCTTCCCCTGTCTGTACGCCAGCCCGGTAGATATCTCCTGATTTCATAATTATTATCAGCGTAACGAACACGTTGATAAAAAGTTTCTTGATAAACATTCTCGGGAGTATAAGGATCAGGATCCATACTCCTCCAATAATCGTTAATAGCATTCTGTAGCAGATTTTCCGGCAATGATCTGAAGTACTGATATTCATTTTGATTTATAATATAACGCAATTGAGCCAACTGGTCCCTGGGATTATATTTTTGCTGATAGAAATAGGCAACATTGGGGTAAATGGGGAAACTAATGTACTTCCTCTCACCATTATAGTTTTC encodes the following:
- a CDS encoding GWxTD domain-containing protein; translation: MNLKTNGWIKPFIIISLILFPFLIGAETIEMHIDQNRFLDEHGNTVYHFNYKIPYNQIAFVEIDEGFLATVDVTISVEDEDGNSTVLNEFAHYIGVRDRETTFSRTQYYLDKIELTLSQEQSGINFLLDFKDRLTDYHFQWSNVLENLSSDSMISDLEFSSRIVKEPPSQGFEKFRRGDYQFYVDPLHIYERAHQDTIFFYYEIQNLFPAVDQFTYITETIRIFNELYDSTITNNIRGQGTTFDMIHQIPADTLGLGYYNIEVSVLDRVTNRQSMVSDYFVVSERIFTTQSLFADLEKEQQLIRYFLPSSRFRNWDNMSNEAKRNFIDRFWTLNDPNPQSERNEFIETVRERVNYANQHYSHFRDGWETDMGRIYIRNGEPTETEKNITDVDTRLTRKEYQIWRYRDLNMIYLFIDIQGNGNFRLIYSRNDDMEHTASNWTRFLGEDFDMSKLE